One Xenopus tropicalis strain Nigerian chromosome 8, UCB_Xtro_10.0, whole genome shotgun sequence genomic window carries:
- the plekhg2 gene encoding pleckstrin homology domain-containing family G member 2, whose protein sequence is MCFVSKDVTLGNFQPGDLPAWPLGAAQIGARLHYKVTMPEGVSRGSSKRACKQAAPRPTSVSSLSGIVDGMSGSCTSVNTVCSDSDRPVSLSSSTSSASLQDSHSSFGSSGALVSSQNTGSCYTQQNGSDISLDLTPVALLEGESERRAMDRPFLGYACSPILRKARDPKIKLSHVDRVVLEILETEQAYVRDLKSIVEDYLGCIIDCGHLPLKPEQVSTLFCNIEDIYEFNSELLEDLENCNSAHGIAECFVMRSEDFDIYTLYCMNYPNSVSVLRECMKSEELVQFFRERQAILSHSLPLETYLLKPVQRIMKYHLLLQELAKHFDKNAPGYEVVEEAIITMTAVAWYINDMKRKQEHAVRLQEIQSQLVNWQGPDLSAFGELVLEGTFRVQRMKKERAFFLFSKMLLIAKKRMDLFIYKMHIFCCNLSLTEHLKDGLSFRVSDLTISKHQQVIQARNQEEKRHWVHSIKRLIVENHPASIPQKAKQVLLENSFQYSPDVRLSPEPLKSPRLDELWAFSRSRRQSEPPQLMCSPERSKKLFSALSLDSGSQHRRGRRLSEPAKEIQAAFENSDLVPIKHAGSEGELFPSSGSLRSSDSVCTLESSILEVADEVYEEDNSFSLPEEALSGSLSITEEILELLKKRGLQADLGIMEQSESLALAGSNTEPEEQLQNYEPIEIKTTGTEAENDLQLMKHANVFPGPEVLCDSMDPLQYPSKASVRQGHINSESSEEEEQKGDLRESPLHMLEELEREETSDLCNTENPEQKEILDKLCLNELENTELSGCIQSENSSVDDTGGSQELAKLELLPEKNEKSLKTKRDSTLTQDDRLLIERIKNYYDTAEAGVSYLSKEDSISYIPTGVVKDSILRFNYILQQEVKKDKEKSLFGSTEYIGRNKQVSTSRKPWSRLDKDSQVPLPLAEIKSPITLPLEQESEYLSCAEIRKAWKEKEKPNPIESIATPRRGKLCKKRMGASEDALVIMEECDADVPQASKEILPKGDTSKEQKKQSMEEKITRQENHHKIIIPSMIGDPGESKEICCPSGLSLYETEDRCLLENSEKIINKVQLLAKMYSEKIGRMKTQRRNGDNKRPTVYQSKAIVETLPQVIEEKAADKSVTEPHSYGHLVIHETLLHINCIQENSPLLSAAREITGELYKEYLNTVDYSSTQPLSSKETLSEQPLEDKLQIPLTEEPVIEIMTKLSLESNEEQEVTIHADENRVAVVQCVTSNSVLGPSQTSNDLGTGMAMTDKLLLVGYTAEEKEKQELVANLGEISEKNNLMDFNASVRILQHSFDKNLLPIEPEPHSPSQRKTYTENEDKIHMDFNELEADSSTESPKMQTEEQPKDFPNGEQAKMNFENMKEEVTITDQNYIENQKMTEEITQDTNSSERALHFPVMVDTVEPLSAQVFENGSQSHTEDYILPSSKNIIAKQYDTDKVHKNRGVSPSVFDVMQRLQLDSSFSIASRDNPNNSKRLNLATRSSSFKSKTSTAHEFQSAKETLLNPHKIQIGESKTVPNIFNPSALQRKLSSAMTLSKYLSASHAGQGYMKRRPLNMSKSSDGEINTQETLLKNPCPAPVIAKPLAGCSSHINPQLPENGIKTRSMKPSFQRDDTKEEEHILGDLKPMQALSGNQGIQSPASFTNNCQEINFGDNDEDSPVCLSPGSAVLIAFPYPPPIKTTPTSTVSEPNSRVQSPLPLRTRMCSPPPRSAPKSFRMPSFSSSRSCSFTPLSFSQVEKSSSSSTNSTPTCTSPSIMPQSPDPGHGFPFHARKSLGNCFPSGRDRVVSPRSALNSPLGSTDEESRFWSSSESPPCRSPDTHSGPSGISSHELTSIHWPDVRELRSKYGPLKFQKSTTHQNRVEPSLVKPTGCPSVGSKKSPKRVGSLDSTIPHTHVIQRSKSTVGAGNGDKWDTSIGKEKANLKASYSTTVNIQIGGSGRIASFTNAQVILTHPLLQAPESQTMRKININGSTLDQMPKS, encoded by the exons GAAGCAGTGGAGCTCTTGTGTCCTCACAAAACACTGGCTCTTGCTATACTCAACAAAATGGTAGTGACATCAGCCTTGACCTAACGCCTGTGGCACTTTTAGAAGGGGAATCAGAAAGACGTGCCATGGATAGACCTTTTCTTGGTTACGCATGTTCTCCTATTCTGCGCAAGGCTAGAGATCCAAAGATCAAGTTATCTCATGTTGACAGAGTTGTACTTGAGATTCTAGAGACTGAGCAGGCGTACGTCAGGGATCTGAAAAGCATTGTCGAG GATTACCTGGGCTGTATCATAGACTGTGGGCACCTTCCTCTCAAACCTGAGCAAGTCAGCACTTTATTCTGCAATATTGAAGATATTTATGAGTTCAATAG TGAATTACTGGAGGATTTAGAGAACTGTAATTCTGCCCATGGGATAGCGGAATGCTTTGTCATGAGG agtgAAGATTTTGATATTTATACATTGTACTGCATGAACTATCCCAA CTCAGTGTCTGTCCTCCGTGAGTGTATGAAGAGTGAGGAGCTGGTACAGTTCTTCAGAGAGCGCCAAGCTATCCTATCACACTCACTTCCGTTGGAGACATATCTCCTTAAACCTGTGCAGCGTATAATGAAATATCACCTCTTGTTACAG GAGCTAGCCAAACACTTTGATAAGAATGCTCCAGGGTACGAGGTAGTGGAGGAAGCCATTATTACAATGACTGCGGTGGCCTGGTACATCAATGACATGAAGAGGAAACAGGAGCATGCTGTGAGATTGCAG GAAATTCAGAGCCAGTTGGTTAACTGGCAGGGCCCCGATCTCAGTGCCTTTGGGGAGTTAGTCCTGGAGGGGACATTCCGTGTGCAACGTATGAAGAAGGAACGAGCTTTCTTCTTATTTAGTAAGATGCTGCTCATTGCAAAAAAGCGAATGGACCTCTTCATTTACAAGATGCACATTTTT TGCTGTAACCTCTCCCTTACCGAGCATTTGAAGGATGGTTTAAGTTTCAGAGTGTCTGACCTGACAATCTCCAAACACCAGCAAGTGATTCAG GCCAGAAACCAGGAAGAAAAAAGACACTGGGTCCATTCAATCAAACGACTTATTGTGGAAAACCACCCAGCATCTATTCCTCAGAAG GCGAAGCAAGTTCTTCTGGAAAACAGCTTCCAGT ATTCCCCTGATGTGCGCCTCAGCCCAGAACCTTTGAAGTCACCACGATTAGATGAGTTGTGGGCATTCTCCCGAAGCCGGAGACAATCAG AGCCGCCACAGCTCATGTGCAGCCCTGAGAGGTCCAAAAAACTGTTCTCAGCACTAAGCTTGGACAGTGGCTCCCAGCACCGCCGTGGGCGCAGGCTGTCTG AACCAGCAAAAGAAATTCAGGCTGCATTTGAAAACAGCG ATTTGGTGCCAATAAAG CATGCCGGCAGTGAAGGAGAACTTTTCCCATCATCTGGGTCTCTCAGGTCCTCAGACAGCGTATGTACATTGGAGTCCAGTATCCTAGAGGTGGCTGATGAGGTATATGAGGAAGATAACTCTTTCAGCTTGCCTGAGGAAGCTTTGTCAGGAAGTCTTTCCATCACTGAGGAGATTCTGGAATTGCTGAAAAAGAGAGGACTCCAAGCTGACCTGGGCATCATGGAGCAAAGCGAGAGCCTTGCATTGGCAGGGAGCAACACAGAGCCAGAGGAGCAG CTACAAAACTATGAACCAATAGAAATTAAAACAACTGGAACAGAGGCAGAAAATGACCTTCAGCTAATGAAACATGCAAATGTATTTCCTGGCCCCGAAGTCCTTTGTGATTCCATGGATCCTCTCCAATATCCCTCCAAAGCTTCAGTTCGCCAAGGACATATTAACAGTGAGTCATCAGAAGAAGAAGAGCAAAAAGGAGATCTTAGAGAATCACCCCTTCACATGTTGGAAGAGCTGGAACGGGAGGAGACATCTGATTTATGCAACACAGAGAATCCTGAGCAGAAAGAGATCCTGGacaaattatgtttaaatgaattgGAGAATACAGAACTTAGTGGCTGCATTCAATCTGAGAATTCAAGTGTAGATGATACAGGTGGCTCTCAGGAGCTGGCCAAACTAGAACTATTGCCAGAGAAGAATGAGAAAAGCCTCAAAACTAAGAGGGATTCAACCCTAACACAAGATGATCGTCTGCTGATTGAGAGGATTAAAAATTACTATGACACAGCAGAAGCAGGAGTATCTTATTTAAGCAAAGAAGATAGCATTTCTTATATTCCAACAGGAGTGGTGAAGGACTCTATTTTGAGATTCAATTACATTCTTCAACAAGAGGtcaaaaaagacaaagaaaagagTTTATTTGGAAGTACTGAATATATAGGAAGAAATAAGCAAGTTAGCACTTCTAGAAAACCATGGTCTCGCTTAGATAAAGATAGCCAGGTCCCTTTGCCCCTAGCAGAAATCAAGAGCCCCATTACACTTCCTTTAGAACAAGAGTCAGAATATTTGTCATGTGCTGAGATCCGTAAAGCCTGGAAGGAAAAGGAAAAGCCAAATCCAATTGAGAGCATTGCAACACCAAGAAGAGGAAAATTGTGTAAGAAAAGGATGGGGGCATCAGAAGATGCCCTGGTTATCATGGAGGAATGTGATGCAGATGTGCCTCAGGCGTCTAAAGAAATTCTACCAAAAGGGGACACAAGCAAGGAACAGAAAAAGCAGAGCATGGAGGAAAAAATCACCAGACAGGAGAACCACCATAAAATCATAATTCCTAGCATGATAGGTGATCCTGGGGAAAGCAAAGAAATATGCTGTCCTTCAGGCCTAAGCCTGTATGAGACAGAGGATAGATGTTTACTTGAGAACTCTGAAAAGATCATTAACAAGGTGCAACTGTTGGCCAAAATGTATAGCGAGAAGATTGGCAGGATGAAGACACAAAGAAGGAATGGTGATAACAAGAGACCAACAGTTTATCAGAGTAAAGCTATAGTGGAGACTCTCCCACAGGTTATTGAGGAAAAGGCTGCAGACAAGAGTGTAACAG AGCCTCATTCTTATGGTCATCTGGTGATCCATGAGACACTTTTGCATATTAACTGCATTCAGGAGAATAGCCCCCTTTTATCTGCAGCTCGAGAGATCACTGGAGAACTCTACAAAGAATATTTAAATACAGTGGATTACTCCAGCACCCAGCCCTTGTCAAGTAAAGAAACACTTTCAGAGCAGCCACTTGAAGACAAGCTTCAGATTCCCTTGACAGAGGAACCAGTTATTGAGATCATGACCAAATTATCACTTGAAAGTAATGAAGAACAAGAAGTAACAATACATGCAGATGAAAACAGAGTGGCAGTGGTTCAGTGTGTAACATCTAACTCTGTCCTGGGACCTTCACAAACAAGTAATGATTTGGGTACTGGTATGGCCATGACTGATAAATTACTGCTTGTTGGATATACagcagaggaaaaagaaaaacaagaacttgtagctaatttgggtgagatatctgaaaaaaacaacttaatggattttaatgcatCAGTTAGAATACTTCAGCATAGTTTTGATAAAAATCTGCTTCCTATAGAACCTGAGCCACATTCACCCAGCCAAAGAAAGACATACACTGAAAATGAGGACAAAATACATATGGATTTCAATGAATTAGAAGCAGACAGTAGCACAGAATCTCCTAAGATGCAAACAGAAGAACAGCCAAAAGATTTTCCTAATGGAGAACAAGCAAAAATGAATTTTGAAAACATGAAAGAGGAGGTCACGATAACAGATCAAAATTATATTGAAAATCAGAAAATGACAGAGGAAATTACACAAGACACAAATTCATCAGAGAGAGCCCTGCATTTTCCTGTTATGGTAGATACTGTTGAACCATTATCGGCACAAGTTTTTGAAAATGGGTCACAATCACACACTGAAGATTATATTCTCCCATCATCTAAAAACATAATAGCTAAACAGTATGACACCGACAAAGTTCATAAAAACAGAGGTGTCTCCCCATCTGTATTTGATGTAATGCAGAGGCTTCAGTTGGACTCCTCATTTTCTATTGCGTCCAGAGATAACCCAAACAACTCAAAGAGGCTTAATCTGGCAACTCGCTCATCATCTTTCAAGAGCAAGACTTCAACTGCTCATGAGTTCCAGAGTGCCAAGGAAACATTGTTAAATCCACACAAAATACAGATAGGTGAATCTAAGACAGTCCCCAACATTTTCAACCCCTCTGCTTTACAAAGGAAACTGTCCAGTGCTATGACTCTTTCTAAGTATCTGTCAGCATCACATGCAGGGCAAGGTTACATGAAAAGAAGACCACTCAACATGTCTAAAAGCTCAGACGGTGAAATAAACACTCAAGAAACACTACTCAAAAATCCTTGTCCTGCCCCAGTCATCGCAAAACCATTGGCTGGTTGTTCATCACACATTAATCCGCAATTACCTGAAAATGGCATTAAAACAAGAAGCATGAAACCATCATTTCAGAGGGATGACACAAAAGAAGAAGAACACATACTAGGTGACTTAAAACCAATGCAAGCACTTTCCGGAAATCAAGGCATTCAAAGTCCAGCCTCTTTCACAAATAATTGCCAGGAAATAAACTTTGGAGATAATGATGAGGATAGCCCTGTATGCCTGTCACCTGGTTCTGCTGTTCTTATTGCCTTTCCCTACCCTCCTCCAATAAAAACAACACCAACTTCAACTGTATCTGAGCCAAATTCACGCGTACAATCCCCACTGCCTCTCCGCACTCGAATGTGCTCTCCTCCTCCAAGGTCTGCTCCAAAGTCATTTCGGATGCCCTCCTTCTCTAGTTCTAGGTCTTGTTCTTTCACACCACTATCGTTTAGCCAGGTAGAgaaatcatcatcatcttcaaCAAATTCTACACCAACCTGCACAAGCCCTTCTATCATGCCTCAGTCACCTGACCCAGGACATGGATTTCCTTTCCACGCCAGAAAATCTTTGGGAAACTGCTTTCCATCTGGAAGAGACCGAGTTGTCAGCCCAAGGAGTGCACTAAACTCTCCACTGGGGTCAACTGATGAAGAAAGCCGATTCTGGAGCAGCAGTGAATCGCCACCATGCCGGAGCCCTGATACCCATTCAGGGCCAAGTGGCATTAGCTCTCATGAACTAACCAGTATACACTGGCCTGATGTACGTGAGCTACGCTCAAAGTATGGACCACTTAAATTTCAAAAGTCCACTACTCACCAGAACAGAGTTGAGCCAAGTTTGGTAAAACCAACTGGATGTCCATCTGTAGGGtccaaaaaatccccaaaaagaGTGGGATCACTTGATTCAACTATCCCACACACACATGTTATTCAGCGCTCAAAAAGTACTGTAGGAGCTGGAAATGGAGACAAATGGGACACATCTATTGGAAAAGAGAAAGCCAATTTGAAGGCAAGCTATTCCACAACAGTGAACATACAGATTGGGGGCAGTGGTAGAATAGCATCCTTTACCAATGCACAGGTCATTCTTACACACCCTTTGCTCCAGGCCCCTGAATCTCAGACAATGAGGAAGATTAATATAAATGGAAGCACCTTAGACCAAATGCCAAAATCATGA